cctacaccactcattggcagccatgctgtggtgagacccacatacaaaatagaggaagatttgcacagatgttagctcagggcaaatcttcctcagcaaaaaaaaaaaaaatttggtgcCTTATTGCCTTCCTGCCTTGTCATAACTGTCATGTTTTCATTCCAGCACACAGATGGAACTTTCTGTGTCAAGCCCCTCAAACAGAAACAAGTCGTAAGTATTTGAGAGCCAAGGACTGTTGGCGtccccccttctttctttcttactttcgctctctctttttttgttgttgtgggtttttttaattcttttgctaagcactcttctttccctcccacccccttgtttttaatcaaagaagaaaagaaaagaagggcgTGCTTTTGTGTGTTAGAAACTACTTGGGTGGCCTAAAGGAGTACTGATTTTTGGTGTCTTTTTTGTTCGAGAATTGTTGGTGTTGAGGCAGCCATTATCTGAGCAAAGGACTTGAGAAATGAAAGGACAAGATTTGTCTCCTGACATTAAGTTTAAGGAGaactctttttatttaaaatgccaGGGTGAGAAACATTTCAAGCTAAAGGATAAAGTATTGGGGTCTAATTCAGGGCCAGTTAGAGCCTTGGCTGAATTTATCCCACCATTGCTTTCCTAAAATTCAGTTTGCTGGCCATCTGCCCCCTTCCAGAACGATCAGCAAGGTATGCACACGTCTGCTGGAAGTCCTGACACCTGCGGTGTGCCAGcactttctttcccctcttgcagaggcaggaggagaggcatggagggtggggagaggagagcagtgCCAGTGGCATTGGCAGCCCCCTGCAGATGGGTGGTAGATGGCTGAAATTCTACATTATTCATACTTTTGGGTTAAGTGCTCCCCCGATTAATGAGGTCAATTGTAGCCAATAATATCTTAGTATAAATTTGTTGATAATGTCCTTTCCAATATAACCGCTAGGTTAAAATAAGCTgtaagagaggcagaggaggaaagagacccTGTTCCCCGGGTACTGCCGGGCAAGGCCGGGCCTCAGTGAGTGGCCTCATGGGGAGGCCTAGCTCTCCAGGACGCCTGGATAGGATGGAAAGGCTCGGGCAGCTCAAGGAGAAAGGTGTCTCTATTTTCCTGTTGCTAGATTGGCATTAGCAACAGACTGTGTCAAACTTGAGAGTGGCAAATGCAGTCAGTGACAGGCCAGGTCTTAGGGAGGGGTCACTGGGGCAGCGGAGAGGAGTGGGCTCGCCCAAAGACACGAGGGGAGCCAGCTCTGGCACCGGCGCAGCCCAGGCGAGTGGGAGTGCAGCTGAGCACTGAAGCTGGGGTTTAAGAAACGGGGGCCACGGGAGTAACTGTgtgtgctggaggctggggcgGGGCCCCGTCGGCCCCTCCTTCAAGGTCTTGCTTCTacatttttcccttcctctcttttccttgcccatttcttctcctctctcttcctttctttctctctcccaggcTTATGTTTATGATGTCTGAACTTAACCTTCGTTACACAGCTCATGCTTATATTTTGATGTGTGCTCTTCCATCCTCTTTCTAGTCCGTGCGTTTCTTACCTGTCCATAAGAGTGAGCAAGGATTATTGCTGTGTTTGTGGACTTTTATGTTCCCTGCTGGGTATAATGGTGGGTGAATTAaacatttggttttctttcccctctcaaagagaaaacagaagtaaataaAGCATCCTTTACTCATCTcggcttttgctttttttcattgtGCCTCAGTCGTCCCTGGTTACCAGAGAGGCTGGGGGGGAGTTCCAGAGTCAGGCTGCCCTTGAACTTCTCTGTTTGCTCTTCAGGTAGATGGGGTCAGCTACCTCCTTCAGGAGATCTATGGAATTGAAAACAAGTACAACACACAAGATTCAAAGGCGAGTTCTGCCCCAAATTCTGGATGTCCTCTTCACAGGAGGCAGAGTGAGGACGTCTCTGATAAAGCCAGGATCTGGGAATTCAGCGTGCCAAACTCTGGAGTCAGTTGGGTCCTAGAAGGGTGTTTTCTTGTTCCTCCTTTCAGAGGATTATACTTATATcactttggaaatgaaaaaacttGGTGGGTTTCGACTCATTCTTCACAGAGCCCCGTTCACTTGGTTTCCTGGCAGGGTGCTTCCcttgccctctcccttccctgcgcGGTCTCCCGGGCCCCTTCAGCTCAGACTGTCCCAGGGGACCGGGGCTGAGCTCATAGGGTGAGCTGGAGACAAACAGCTCCCAGAATAGGTGAAACTGAGTGTGTGGATGTCCTTGGTAAACTATAAAGTCCAATGAAAATGTCAGATTTGTTCTTGTTACTTGTCTCAGCTCTTGGGCAAGCTGCCTTGTACAGAAGTAGGAGACATGAAGGTCTTTGTGTCATTGGCTGAATTTCTGTCTCCCTGGCCAGGTGGCTGAGGATGAAGTGAGCGATAACAGTGCCGAGTGTGTGGTGTGCCTGTCGGATGTCCGGGACACCTTGATCCTGCCGTGTCGCCACCTCTGCCTGTGTAACACCTGTGCGGACACCCTGCGCTACCAGGCCAACAACTGCCCCATCTGCCGCCTGCGTGAGCCCGGGAGCCGCCGGCTGGGACCACAAACCGAGGAGCGCGCGGAGGAGGGGGCGCGGCTGCCCTCTGGGCTGCCCTCCTGACTCCTGCCACAGGACGTCCTGATCGCCTCTTTTCTTCCCCACAGCCTTCCGGGCACTGCTGCAGATCCGAGCCATGAGGAAAAAACTGGGCCCCTTGTCCCCAACCAGCTTTAACCCCATCATCTCCTCCCAGACGTCTGACTCGGAGGAGCATTCGGTAAGTGGGGCTGGGAACCGCTGCCGCCCGTGAAGGACGCGCACCAGAGCCTCCTTGCTGGCTCTTCACCTTTCACCTTTCTTTACACGACTTTGCAGCAAGTAATCAAACCTTGGCACCCTGAAGTATTTAGTCAGCCGCCCGAGAGTATGCTGGGTTAAAACCAGCGGAAAATTGGAAACAGACCATTACAACCTCCCTTTTCTGCCTGGGGACCTTGGTGTCCGGTTCCCGCTGACCATCCCTAGAGCTGAGCTCCCGTGGGACCCGCTCTGAACTCCCCCAAGCAGAAACCAGGGGACGGTTGTTTTGGATTTGAATACAATTTACTATCTTTACCTGAATCCCTGAAGAAGGTAACTGTTTCTCTTTATTCCGTTTCATGGCTTCACTGCCCAGGAGCCGAGTAGATGAGGTCATTCACCCGGGTTTCGTAGTGTGAGTGTCAAGCCTTGAAGCTTTGCAGTTATAGACAAGCAGATACTGACTTTCTCCGCACTGACACACGAGTGGGAGAGATTTATTCCTCCGTAAATGGTCCTGGGATAATTAGTTAGCTATTTAGGGAGGAAAAATCAGTTTAGCATTTTACTCCTTACCGGGTaacaaataaattccagatggagtAACTAGTTAACTCTATTAAAAACCAAGCAAActaaacaaaacatgaaaagcCTAGAGTTCATTATAGATAATTCTGTAGTCAGCTTTGCATGGGAGAGGACTCTCTAAGTTTCAAAGCAATGGAATGCCGTAAAAAAACAGAATGTGTAGATTTTAccacataaaaaatttaaaacttcagatGTGTGAAAGATGaccaaaattaaaaggcaaacaacaaattgtttaaagaaaaaaaatgtattcacaaCATTTGTATCAGAGGAAAGGCTAATATTTTTGCCATAGCTCATAtgaataaaacagtaaataaatgggcaaaggatattaaaaaaaaattctcagaaaaggaAACATAGCTAGTtaacaatcattttttaaaaagtcaaccacaggggctggccctgtggccgagttgttaagatTCCACGTGCTCCACTCTGGGGGccaggtttacaggttcagatcccaggtgtggacctgctccactcgtcagccatgctgtggaggcaccccacatacaaagtagaggaagactggcacaggtgttagctcagggctaatcttcctcaagccaaaaaaaaaaaaaggaggattggcaacagatgttagctcagggcaattcttcgtcaccaaaaaaattaaaaagaaataaaaagtcaacCACATTAGAAATCAACaggatgcaaattaaaatgagataccatttttcacctTTCAGATTTAAAAACTTTCTCTTAAAGATACTCTGTGCTGGCAGGGAAGCAATTAAAATAGGTATTCTGGGAGCCGGCCCATTgctatagtggttaagttcgcatgctccacttcagcaacccagggttcacaggttcggatcccaggtgtggacctacacactgctcatcaagccatgctgtggcggcatctcacatacaaaatagaggaagactggcacggatgttagctcagcaacagtcttcctcaaggaaaaagaggaagattggcaacagatgttagctcagggccaatcttcctcaccaaaaaaaaagaaaagaaagaaaagaaaagatagatattCTGTACTGCTTATAGGAGTAGATCACTAGAAAGatcattgaaacaaaacaaaacaaaacaaaacagctggatatatcaagagccttaaaaacaTTTATACCCAGTAATCTAAGGTCTTAGAATttaataccaagaaaaaaagagatttatgcaGAAGGATGTTCATCACAGTGTTGTTTACAGTGGAAAACGTTGGGTGCCACGAAAATACCCAGCACCAGTGGAGCAGTTAGGAAACTTATAGTATCTCTGAAAAGGGGATGGATGTGAAATAAACAGGATATAAAGTTGTTATTTACAGATTGATCATAACTGTGTAAACAGTACAAGgggaaaagttggaaaaaatacaCCAGAATGCAAACAAAAGTTATTACTTTGGGTGATTTGATTAttgatgatttttctccttctttcttttctgtattttccaaagttcctataatgaacatatatttctattataatcagaaaaaaaattgacattatTAAGAAGCTCATCTATAAGCAGAATCCTaggaatgtgtggttctttgacattttatctttcttctgccTCTAGTACAGAAGCTTTTCTTGCCAGACCCCAGACCGGATGTAAAAGGAACACTTTCTCCAATGTAGGGTGGGAAACACTATCGTGCCATAAACCAAGagcatttaattgatttttcaacCTGTCTCTGACCCCCCAGTCCTCAGAGAACATTCCTCCAGGCTATGAAGTGGTGTCTCTTCTGGAGGCCCTCAACGGGCCCCTCACCCCGTCCCCCGCGATCCCTCCACTCCACGTGCTTGGAGATGGCCACCTCTCAGGAATCCTGCCTTCCTATGGCAGCGACGGCCACCTGCCCCCTGTCCGGACGCTCTCCCCGCTCGACCGCCTGTCTGACTGCAGCAGCCAAGGACTCAAGCTCAAAAAGAGTCTCTCCAAGTGAGCAGCTGGGGTCCTTGATGAGATGCTCTCATCCGTCTTTCACCTCTGCTGTGCTGGCCCTTGTCCTGCGTCCCCAGGGCAGTGTCGCCCTCTGGGCTCTTCCCAGAGCTTTGCCTTTCACTGAAGACCTGGGGCTAACACCTGGGGGAAAGGTTGTCGCATCCCTTAGGAGATGCGGTAAGATGGCTTATGAGTGCTGAGGAGGATCAAGATAGATCTCTTGTGTGTTCTGTTTTTGTGGGAAGGGGACGGGGGCGGGGAAGGGGTACAGGGAAGAGGACATCGTTAGGGTCATTCAGGCCCCTGGGGAGCGTCGCTTAGTCTGAAGACTGAAGGAACCGTGTGCTCTGTGTCTCTTACACATTTAAATCCAGCGAGGCACAAGTCACAATAAGCTTTCTGTGGCAGAGTAAAAGGAGGGTAGTTTATCGATGAAAATACTGAAACCCTAAAGATGTCAGTGGTTTTTCCCAAGCTCAAACACAAGTTATGGAAGGAGCTAAAGGTAAACTCGGATTTTTTGACGCCTAGAAGAGGTCTCAGCCCCTCCCTGGCGCCCTCTGTCacctccctgctccttcccctcGGGGCTTCCTTCCCCTCACCGGCCTCCCTGTGAAGTCTGCTTAATGAGAGGCAGGCAGGGTCCAGTCTACCTGGATATCGGCCACAGCTGCTTTTCCCTCTGGCCTTTTCCAGATCCGTCTCCCAGAATTCTTCTGTGTTGCatgaagaggaagatgagcttTCTTGCAGTGAATCTGAGACGCAGCTCTCCCAGAGGCCCTCAGCTCAGCAGCTGGGAGAGGTAATTTGCATTCTCCGCCCTTTCtcggctgtgtgacctcaggtgcTTTCCTCCCCTGCCCATGCCTCTTCAGGTCCACCTGCCTCCAGTCATTCATCAAACACCTTTTGAACACTCTCTGAGACAGCAGCGAAGGTGTCATTAGAGCCATTCTCTCAACAGTGTCCTGAGTCTGTGCTGTTTGCGGGCACCATTCCCTGTGCTGAGGAGAGAGCAGTGAGGACTCTAGGGGTCCCGCCCTCCTAGCGCTCGTGTTCTTGAGATTGGGGTGGGAGTGGACACCAAGGACAATAAGTAAGAAAGGCACATGTCTGATGGGACTGTCAGATAAGGGAGAAAGGAGTGtcgaggctggaggtgggggctgcTACCTTCACAAAGTGGtccactgggggctggccctgtagcctagaggttaagttcggtgcactctgctttggtgacccaggtttggttcctgggcgcagacctagaccgcttgtcagtggccatgctgtggcagcgacccacatacaaaatagaggaagactggcacagatgttagctcagggaaaatcttcctcagcaaaaaaaaaaagtgttctatGAACAGAGACTGAAGGAGTTGAGGGAGCAAGCTATGCAGACATCTGAGAAGAGAGGGTTCCAGGCATAGGAAGGGCAGATGGAAAAGCCCTGAGGGGGCGTGCTGGGAGGTCAGGGCAGTGGGGTGGAAGATGCTGGGATTTCCTACCCTGTGCCCCTCGCTGACTTCACTTAACAGAGGCTCCTTACACCTGCTCTCAGTGAGGCCGGGAGCTAGGGACAGCAGAGCTACGAGGACGATGAAGTGGTGCCTGTCCCGGAAGCTCACGGTCTGGGTGGGGACACAATGCATACGTGAATCACAGCACCTAGCTGTTGCTTTGTGagcgtttgttgaatgaatgaatgaatgaatgaattgtaaCTATAGAGAATAAGCGCGCCCAGAATGATAAACTGCTGCGGCAGAGAGTGAAAGTGGAGGAAACCAGAAAACGTGTGCTGGAGGAGTAGCTTTTGAGCTGAATCTTGAAACGTTTTAGACGTGGAGAGAAAGGCGAGAGACACGCCCAGTGGAGGGAACAGTGCGTGCAAAGGCGCGGGGCCAGGAGTCAGGGCTCGGAGCAGGCCAGGGGCAGCGGGAGAGCTCTGCTCCCCAGAGGCCCACCCCACAGGCACTGTGTCAGCTGGTAGACGGGGACAGACTGAGCCAGGAGCTGCTCCCAGCGGCCCAGGCAGGAGGGAAGGCCTGAGCTGGGATAAACGAGGAcccctggaggagagaggagggtggtGGAGGGGAATCTGCCTGGGAGGGGGTGAGGTCGCGTGCCCAAGCGACTGATAGGTGGGGTGTCAGGAGTGGGCTGGGGGGCAAAGGCAGTGTTTGTGTTAGATCGACTGAGCTGGAACTGACCCGACGTCCAAGTGGAGATGCCCCGCAGGCAGTGAGGCCTCTGCTGGGTTTGTGCTCTTTTCCTTCCAAAGGAAAGCTGTTTATAATCCTGGGGAAACCTGGGGTGTTCCCATGTCACAGCTGCTGGGTGACCTGTGTCACCCGAGCTGCAGTCTTTGTGTGGCCCCAGCAGGTGCTGTGCCTCAGGCAGGATGTGTTGACTGAAGTTTGCACCTCCCCTGGGAGACAGCCATTCCAGGTCGGGGCTGGAGAGAAGTGATGACAAAAGAGAAACCGGCCCTGCCCCTGCGCGTTACTGACTGAggatggggacctcagtccttcCCAGCATCTCCTTTGCTCCTCCTTGCCCAGGGCCCCGCCGTGACACCCTCCTCCAACAGGTTTAACTTGAGCTTGCTCCGTTTCCCCCCAGGAATGTGGCGTAACTCCAGAAAGTGAGAATCTTACCCTGTCGTCGTCAGGAGCTGTTGGCCAGTCGTCTTGCACTGAGACGCCTCTCTCTTCCACAATTTCCTCCCCGGAAGGTACCCACCCAAAGGAGCAGGGAGCAGCTGTATGCTCTCCCCCTCAGCCCGGCCCACAGCGCTCCTGGTCGTTCCTCCAGGAACGCACTTGGGGGCAGCAAGTCAATCCTGAGCTGTGTGACTACAGGGGCCCCAGCTCGAGATGGAGGGGGGCTTGCTCTCCTACGACGAGTTGTGGGGGGGCATCACTTATCTTAACCCAGTCCTGCCCTCGTAAGGTTTTCCTTTAACGTTGTGACAGGGAAGAGCGAATCCCCAGTCCCTGAGGGTGAGTTCTGAGCTCTACAATGTAAAGGGGCGGGAGCGTGGAAAACCTTAAATGTGAAACCTTTGTAGGTGGGGGCCAGGTAAGACCCTGACACAGGGAGGGAAATCTCCTCATTCAGCTCACAGAAACCATGCCTGACCTCCCGTCTCCTTCCTTCGACTCCTGTCTCCAAAGACCCCGCCAGCAGCAGCCTGGCCCAGTCGGTCATGTCCATGGTGTCCTCCCAGAGCCAGCACTCCCAGATCAGCACCGACACGGTCTCCTCCATGTCCGGCTCCTACATCGCCCCCGGCACTGAAGAGGAGGGCGAggctctcccttccccccaggCCGCCAGCGAGGCCCCTTCAGAAGAAGGAGAGGTAAGGGAGGAGCCGGCTGGTCCTTGCCGCTCTGTGCTGTGCACACGTGTCCCCACGGTGCTTGGCAGGAGCTCCACGGAAAACCAGGTGCCCGGTATCGAAGCAGAGACTCTGCAGATCTGACTCTTCTGTTGGGGGCCACTTCTGTCCTGGGGACTGCCAGGCGAGCTGGTCGGGGAGCCAGGGGGTTTGcactttcatttttgttgcttttttgcAGATGATGCCGGCAGCGTCTCCAGACAGCAACTCCGTCAGCCTCGCTGAAGGGCAGGATGCAGAGGTAACACCGACGCGGACAGCAGCGCTCCCTCCCAGTCAGAGGGACTGTTGGCACTGGCTGGGGAGGCCAACAGGATGGGGGCTGTCCTGGAAGAAGCCTTCCAAGATGGCGCACTTGGACCAGCTAGAGGTGGGGTGTGGTGTCGAGGGAAGAGCAGCCGCACGCCATGGTCGGTGACTGTCTGATGAGCAGAGGCGCTGGTCTCAGCGTAACAGGCGTGAGTGAGTTCCAGAGGGAACTCTCCCCGGCAGACCCTAGACCCTGAGAACATGTTTGTCCTTCCTTCACTTAGCGAATATTCACACAGGTGGACAGTGTCGCAGGCGCTTCCTGGCACTGGGGAACATAAAGACCCGAGTGACCTTGTTtctgcctgccccccacccactGCACCCATTCGGAACCCCGTCCAAGGGGGCAGGCAGGATTACGATTCAGCGTGAGAAGTGCCCTGACCGAGGTGTGCAGGAGGTCCGTGAAACACCCAGCTTGCAGTGAGGGTCTGGAAGTTTTTCTTGAGCCAGATGCTCTCAAAGGAGTATCTGGATAGGTTTTGGGATCCCAATggatttctgaaagttttatgaTCTCACTGTTTGCTCTTTCATTTGACAACTCTTATTTCCACCTTAGAGAAACGTTATGAGCTAGACTATTACCAAGGCCAGTCCTGACATTTCTAGCGACATCTGTAACATGCCTCAGACCTGGGCCCTTCAGGCCGATCCGGCCACTAAACAAAATCCACCTCCGCTTGGCCTCCTCAGTACCTCAAACCCAGACTGGAAATGTATGATATTGATGTAGGCCCCGGAGTTAGATACCGTTAGGATGGCTAATTCTGCCTTCAGCTGATCAATACACATATTTTACTGCTTTTAGACTCATAGCACCTTCCTTCTGTCCTAGGGAAATGATGTTATAGAGGAAGAGGATGGATCACCCACGCAAGAAGATGGTAAAAGACCTGGTCTTTTGCTCCCTCTTACTATATTTCTTTCCTGGGAGTCTTTAAAGGGTACTGAAAGGGGCACTGGTCTGACTTGGTGGCACGACTCGGTTGAGTGGCTGTTGAGAAAGgttgtcttcttgatgaaataTCAAAGCAAGCAGGGTGTCCGAGGACCGCAGTGGCCTTCCCagctctctctgggcctccgagCCAGGAATGTGAGGATGACGATGCTGCAGGAGTTACACGCAGTTCTGCATTTACATTCAAAAGATTCTGAAGCTTCTCGGGCAACTCCCATCGCCTTCCTGCCTGTGTCAGCTTTTCAGCTGAGTCCCACAGAGCTGTACTAGCCCCGAAGTTTAGCAACAGCAGCAAAGCAGTTGCCCCCACTTGGGAGAAAGGACTATTGGGCAgttggtttggttttgctttagGGAAGAAAGTGGCTGAGGTTACAATAACAGGGATCCTGGGAGCCAGAGGCACAGTCGTCAAGAGACGTTAGCAACTTAGTGCAAACAAGTGCATTGTAGGCCATCACAGTGATTTTCTTTGCCGTAATTCAGGCCGCAATTCTATCGCCAGTTGGAAGAATCTTGTTTCTAGTACTGCTGGAAGAGAAGGGATGACCTGTGGACTGAGGAAGTAGAAAGAAGGGGGGTAGGGAAATCCCCCCGAGAAGGGACTAGTGCATATCCCGGGAACCAGGGTCTTCCCTCTGCGGCTCTGAGGTGCCCCCACAGACAGGCACCTCCAGCACAGACTTGGACCCTGCCTGGATGCAGACGTCATCCTAGTTGCT
The sequence above is drawn from the Equus przewalskii isolate Varuska chromosome 10, EquPr2, whole genome shotgun sequence genome and encodes:
- the RNF157 gene encoding E3 ubiquitin ligase RNF157 isoform X4 → MGALTSRQHAGVEEVDIPSNSVYRYPPKSGSYFASHFIMGGEKFDSTHPEGYLFGENSDLNFLGNRPVVFPYAAPPPQEPVKTLRSLINIRKDTLRLVKCAEEVKAPGEEASRAKVHYNVEFTFDTDARVAITIYYQATEEFQNGIASYIPKDNSLQSETVHYKRGVCQQFCLPSHTVDPSEWAEEELGFDLDREVYPLVVHAVVDEGDEYFGHCHVLLGTFEKHTDGTFCVKPLKQKQVVDGVSYLLQEIYGIENKYNTQDSKVAEDEVSDNSAECVVCLSDVRDTLILPCRHLCLCNTCADTLRYQANNCPICRLPFRALLQIRAMRKKLGPLSPTSFNPIISSQTSDSEEHSSSENIPPGYEVVSLLEALNGPLTPSPAIPPLHVLGDGHLSGILPSYGSDGHLPPVRTLSPLDRLSDCSSQGLKLKKSLSKSVSQNSSVLHEEEDELSCSESETQLSQRPSAQQLGEECGVTPESENLTLSSSGAVGQSSCTETPLSSTISSPEDPASSSLAQSVMSMVSSQSQHSQISTDTVSSMSGSYIAPGTEEEGEALPSPQAASEAPSEEGEMMPAASPDSNSVSLAEGQDAEGNDVIEEEDGSPTQEDGQRTCAFLGMECDNNNDFDIASVKALDNKLCSEVCLPAAVPESCPINIDE
- the RNF157 gene encoding E3 ubiquitin ligase RNF157 isoform X5; translation: MWSWWRLASAWSLGKALEYNLYADWPRLEFPYAAPPPQEPVKTLRSLINIRKDTLRLVKCAEEVKAPGEEASRAKVHYNVEFTFDTDARVAITIYYQATEEFQNGIASYIPKDNSLQSETVHYKRGVCQQFCLPSHTVDPSEWAEEELGFDLDREVYPLVVHAVVDEGDEYFGHCHVLLGTFEKHTDGTFCVKPLKQKQVVDGVSYLLQEIYGIENKYNTQDSKVAEDEVSDNSAECVVCLSDVRDTLILPCRHLCLCNTCADTLRYQANNCPICRLPFRALLQIRAMRKKLGPLSPTSFNPIISSQTSDSEEHSSSENIPPGYEVVSLLEALNGPLTPSPAIPPLHVLGDGHLSGILPSYGSDGHLPPVRTLSPLDRLSDCSSQGLKLKKSLSKSVSQNSSVLHEEEDELSCSESETQLSQRPSAQQLGEECGVTPESENLTLSSSGAVGQSSCTETPLSSTISSPEDPASSSLAQSVMSMVSSQSQHSQISTDTVSSMSGSYIAPGTEEEGEALPSPQAASEAPSEEGEMMPAASPDSNSVSLAEGQDAEGNDVIEEEDGSPTQEDGQRTCAFLGMECDNNNDFDIASVKALDNKLCSEVCLPGSWQADNNVSRQNTQHRRLSSGSLEDPESRPCVWGPLAI
- the RNF157 gene encoding E3 ubiquitin ligase RNF157 isoform X6 gives rise to the protein MASPEAPLVPTSNHCLHPKFPYAAPPPQEPVKTLRSLINIRKDTLRLVKCAEEVKAPGEEASRAKVHYNVEFTFDTDARVAITIYYQATEEFQNGIASYIPKDNSLQSETVHYKRGVCQQFCLPSHTVDPSEWAEEELGFDLDREVYPLVVHAVVDEGDEYFGHCHVLLGTFEKHTDGTFCVKPLKQKQVVDGVSYLLQEIYGIENKYNTQDSKVAEDEVSDNSAECVVCLSDVRDTLILPCRHLCLCNTCADTLRYQANNCPICRLPFRALLQIRAMRKKLGPLSPTSFNPIISSQTSDSEEHSSSENIPPGYEVVSLLEALNGPLTPSPAIPPLHVLGDGHLSGILPSYGSDGHLPPVRTLSPLDRLSDCSSQGLKLKKSLSKSVSQNSSVLHEEEDELSCSESETQLSQRPSAQQLGEECGVTPESENLTLSSSGAVGQSSCTETPLSSTISSPEDPASSSLAQSVMSMVSSQSQHSQISTDTVSSMSGSYIAPGTEEEGEALPSPQAASEAPSEEGEMMPAASPDSNSVSLAEGQDAEGNDVIEEEDGSPTQEDGQRTCAFLGMECDNNNDFDIASVKALDNKLCSEVCLPGSWQADNNVSRQNTQHRRLSSGSLEDPESRPCVWGPLAI
- the RNF157 gene encoding E3 ubiquitin ligase RNF157 isoform X1 gives rise to the protein MILTPPSLLLRKPPERLRLPGCAGPLCGVSGHWLWHKPRGGAGEGFLQAGKLVPRSDVWDNGSYFASHFIMGGEKFDSTHPEGYLFGENSDLNFLGNRPVVFPYAAPPPQEPVKTLRSLINIRKDTLRLVKCAEEVKAPGEEASRAKVHYNVEFTFDTDARVAITIYYQATEEFQNGIASYIPKDNSLQSETVHYKRGVCQQFCLPSHTVDPSEWAEEELGFDLDREVYPLVVHAVVDEGDEYFGHCHVLLGTFEKHTDGTFCVKPLKQKQVVDGVSYLLQEIYGIENKYNTQDSKVAEDEVSDNSAECVVCLSDVRDTLILPCRHLCLCNTCADTLRYQANNCPICRLPFRALLQIRAMRKKLGPLSPTSFNPIISSQTSDSEEHSSSENIPPGYEVVSLLEALNGPLTPSPAIPPLHVLGDGHLSGILPSYGSDGHLPPVRTLSPLDRLSDCSSQGLKLKKSLSKSVSQNSSVLHEEEDELSCSESETQLSQRPSAQQLGEECGVTPESENLTLSSSGAVGQSSCTETPLSSTISSPEDPASSSLAQSVMSMVSSQSQHSQISTDTVSSMSGSYIAPGTEEEGEALPSPQAASEAPSEEGEMMPAASPDSNSVSLAEGQDAEGNDVIEEEDGSPTQEDGQRTCAFLGMECDNNNDFDIASVKALDNKLCSEVCLPGSWQADNNVSRQNTQHRRLSSGSLEDPESRPCVWGPLAI
- the RNF157 gene encoding E3 ubiquitin ligase RNF157 isoform X2; this encodes MILTPPSLLLRKPPERLRLPGCAGPLCGVSGHWLWHKPRGGAGEGFLQAGKLVPRSDVWDNGSYFASHFIMGGEKFDSTHPEGYLFGENSDLNFLGNRPVVFPYAAPPPQEPVKTLRSLINIRKDTLRLVKCAEEVKAPGEEASRAKVHYNVEFTFDTDARVAITIYYQATEEFQNGIASYIPKDNSLQSETVHYKRGVCQQFCLPSHTVDPSEWAEEELGFDLDREVYPLVVHAVVDEGDEYFGHCHVLLGTFEKHTDGTFCVKPLKQKQVVDGVSYLLQEIYGIENKYNTQDSKVAEDEVSDNSAECVVCLSDVRDTLILPCRHLCLCNTCADTLRYQANNCPICRLPFRALLQIRAMRKKLGPLSPTSFNPIISSQTSDSEEHSSSENIPPGYEVVSLLEALNGPLTPSPAIPPLHVLGDGHLSGILPSYGSDGHLPPVRTLSPLDRLSDCSSQGLKLKKSLSKSVSQNSSVLHEEEDELSCSESETQLSQRPSAQQLGEECGVTPESENLTLSSSGAVGQSSCTETPLSSTISSPEDPASSSLAQSVMSMVSSQSQHSQISTDTVSSMSGSYIAPGTEEEGEALPSPQAASEAPSEEGEMMPAASPDSNSVSLAEGQDAEGNDVIEEEDGSPTQEDGQRTCAFLGMECDNNNDFDIASVKALDNKLCSEVCLPAAVPESCPINIDE
- the RNF157 gene encoding E3 ubiquitin ligase RNF157 isoform X3; this encodes MILTPPSLLLRKPPERLRLPGCAGPLCGVSGHWLWHKPRGGAGEGFLQAGKLVPRSDVWDNGSYFASHFIMGGEKFDSTHPEGYLFGENSDLNFLGNRPVVFPYAAPPPQEPVKTLRSLINIRKDTLRLVKCAEEVKAPGEEASRAKVHYNVEFTFDTDARVAITIYYQATEEFQNGIASYIPKDNSLQSETVHYKRGVCQQFCLPSHTVDPSEWAEEELGFDLDREVYPLVVHAVVDEGDEYFGHCHVLLGTFEKHTDGTFCVKPLKQKQVVDGVSYLLQEIYGIENKYNTQDSKVAEDEVSDNSAECVVCLSDVRDTLILPCRHLCLCNTCADTLRYQANNCPICRLPFRALLQIRAMRKKLGPLSPTSFNPIISSQTSDSEEHSSSENIPPGYEVVSLLEALNGPLTPSPAIPPLHVLGDGHLSGILPSYGSDGHLPPVRTLSPLDRLSDCSSQGLKLKKSLSKSVSQNSSVLHEEEDELSCSESETQLSQRPSAQQLGEECGVTPESENLTLSSSGAVGQSSCTETPLSSTISSPEDPASSSLAQSVMSMVSSQSQHSQISTDTVSSMSGSYIAPGTEEEGEALPSPQAASEAPSEEGEMMPAASPDSNSVSLAEGQDAEGNDVIEEEDGSPTQEDGSWQADNNVSRQNTQHRRLSSGSLEDPESRPCVWGPLAI